In Corynebacterium afermentans subsp. afermentans, a genomic segment contains:
- a CDS encoding type 1 glutamine amidotransferase domain-containing protein translates to MADLNGKSVAIIATNGFEDSELTSPKEAVESAGATTKVISTETGEIEGKKGAKVAVDAKTADASADEFDALILPGGTVNADTIRTDADAVALVKTFKDAGKPIGVICHGGWILAEADVLKGVTLTSVANVKTDLANAGANWVDEEVVVDSGFISSRTPDDLPAFNATLVEEFAK, encoded by the coding sequence ATGGCTGACCTCAACGGCAAGAGCGTCGCAATTATCGCCACCAACGGCTTCGAGGATTCGGAGCTGACCTCCCCGAAGGAAGCCGTGGAGTCCGCCGGCGCGACCACCAAGGTCATCTCCACCGAAACCGGTGAGATCGAAGGCAAGAAGGGCGCGAAGGTGGCTGTCGACGCCAAAACGGCCGACGCCTCCGCCGACGAGTTCGACGCCCTTATCCTGCCCGGCGGCACCGTTAACGCTGACACCATCCGCACCGACGCCGACGCCGTAGCACTGGTTAAGACGTTCAAGGACGCCGGCAAGCCGATCGGCGTGATCTGCCACGGCGGCTGGATCCTCGCCGAAGCCGACGTGCTCAAGGGCGTGACGCTCACCTCCGTGGCCAACGTCAAGACCGACCTGGCCAACGCCGGCGCCAACTGGGTCGACGAGGAGGTTGTGGTCGACTCCGGCTTCATCTCTTCCCGCACCCCGGACGACCTGCCGGCGTTCAACGCCACGCTCGTGGAGGAGTTCGCGAAGTAG
- a CDS encoding nucleosidase — protein sequence MSDLLIAAAMKEEAADIMSGGDHEVLITGIGTLPAAIALTRRLSSGPLPSRVINVGTAGALVDLEPGVYEVSDAVKHDFKVGGTSEITDFVYPRWFSFDPLTELPKAKLATGDAFVNRSDLREELARECQLVDMEGYALAAVCSTFGVPLTLLKQVSDSADESASAVWEAALERARVELGQALREHLR from the coding sequence ATGTCTGACTTGCTTATCGCCGCAGCGATGAAAGAAGAGGCCGCGGACATCATGTCCGGCGGCGACCACGAGGTGCTGATCACCGGCATCGGCACCCTGCCCGCCGCGATCGCGCTGACCCGCCGCCTGTCTTCCGGGCCGCTGCCGTCGCGCGTGATCAACGTCGGCACGGCCGGCGCCCTGGTGGACTTGGAGCCTGGCGTCTACGAGGTTTCCGACGCCGTCAAACACGACTTCAAAGTCGGTGGCACCTCCGAGATCACCGACTTTGTCTACCCGCGCTGGTTCTCGTTCGACCCGCTGACCGAGCTGCCCAAGGCCAAACTCGCTACCGGGGATGCGTTTGTGAACCGCTCCGATCTGCGCGAGGAGCTCGCCCGCGAGTGCCAGCTCGTGGACATGGAGGGCTACGCCCTGGCCGCGGTGTGTTCCACCTTCGGCGTGCCGCTGACCCTGCTCAAGCAGGTGTCCGATTCCGCCGACGAGTCCGCCTCCGCGGTGTGGGAGGCCGCCCTCGAGCGCGCCCGCGTCGAGCTGGGGCAGGCGCTGCGCGAGCACCTGCGGTAA
- a CDS encoding AI-2E family transporter yields MTKHENNDYVGALDTAVDDVRMLPTPADAAQELSKEPVDRGDIIASDGRTAAAWALRFIIIVAATAILLYLLKWVWMGLLPILLALILATVLWPPVRWMRGHKIPAALAVFITLIATFGILGGIIAAMAPTVKSQGTELGHQAEQGINQIIAWLKEQNFTFLEPERIQQAVDQATAFVKGQASNIASGVFSGIGAITSVGTTLALTLVLLFFFLKDGDRFLPWVRKYTGVRAGWHLTEVCMRSWNTLSGFIRTQAIVSMVDAIFIGLGLLFLGVPLWPVLAVVTFFAGFIPIVGAISAGALAVIIALVSNGFMNAVFVLLLIIAVQQLEGNVLSPILQSQAMGLHAAVVLLAVAVGGTLFGIVGAFLAVPVAAVAAVWLRYWAEMVSLRSGEITADEIAMATQQTQTMDSKTSFLAVRDHMMRMAKREKSNTKVPVKEGLGSTRVPLGEVEGDTEVPGRTHAIKDEE; encoded by the coding sequence GTGACTAAACACGAAAACAACGACTACGTCGGCGCGCTCGACACCGCAGTCGACGATGTCCGGATGCTGCCCACCCCGGCAGACGCGGCCCAGGAGCTTTCCAAAGAGCCCGTAGACCGCGGCGACATCATCGCCTCTGACGGCCGCACCGCCGCCGCCTGGGCGCTGCGCTTCATCATCATTGTCGCCGCCACCGCGATCCTGCTCTACCTGCTCAAATGGGTGTGGATGGGCCTTTTGCCCATCCTGCTTGCACTGATCCTTGCCACGGTGCTGTGGCCGCCGGTGCGCTGGATGCGGGGCCACAAGATCCCCGCCGCCCTCGCGGTGTTCATCACGCTAATCGCCACCTTCGGCATCCTCGGCGGCATCATCGCCGCGATGGCGCCGACCGTGAAGTCGCAGGGCACCGAGCTCGGCCACCAGGCCGAGCAGGGCATCAACCAGATCATCGCCTGGCTCAAGGAGCAGAACTTCACCTTCCTCGAGCCGGAACGTATCCAGCAGGCCGTGGACCAGGCCACCGCGTTTGTGAAGGGTCAGGCGTCGAACATCGCCTCCGGGGTGTTCTCCGGCATCGGCGCGATTACGTCGGTAGGCACCACGCTCGCGTTGACGCTCGTGCTGCTGTTCTTCTTCCTCAAAGACGGCGACCGCTTCCTGCCGTGGGTACGCAAGTACACGGGCGTGCGCGCCGGCTGGCACCTCACCGAGGTGTGCATGCGCTCCTGGAACACCCTGTCCGGCTTCATCCGCACCCAGGCCATCGTGTCCATGGTGGACGCCATCTTCATCGGTTTGGGCCTGCTCTTCCTCGGCGTGCCGCTGTGGCCGGTGCTGGCTGTGGTGACCTTCTTCGCCGGCTTCATCCCGATCGTGGGTGCGATCTCCGCCGGCGCCTTGGCCGTGATCATCGCGTTGGTGTCCAACGGGTTCATGAACGCTGTGTTCGTGCTCCTGCTCATCATCGCCGTGCAGCAGCTGGAGGGCAACGTCCTCTCCCCGATCCTGCAGTCCCAGGCCATGGGCCTGCACGCCGCCGTGGTCCTGCTCGCCGTCGCTGTGGGCGGCACCCTGTTCGGCATCGTCGGCGCGTTCCTGGCTGTGCCGGTCGCCGCCGTTGCCGCGGTATGGCTGCGTTACTGGGCCGAGATGGTCTCGCTGCGCTCCGGTGAAATCACCGCCGATGAGATAGCCATGGCCACCCAGCAAACCCAAACCATGGATTCGAAGACGTCGTTCCTCGCCGTGCGCGACCACATGATGCGCATGGCCAAGCGAGAAAAGTCCAACACCAAGGTCCCCGTCAAGGAAGGCCTCGGCTCCACCCGCGTCCCCTTGGGAGAGGTCGAGGGCGACACTGAGGTTCCGGGCCGCACCCACGCCATCAAGGACGAAGAATAG
- a CDS encoding sulfite exporter TauE/SafE family protein: protein METLLLIAVAGLAAQLVDGGLGMGFGATSSTMLIALAGLTPAAASAVVHTAELGTTLASGVAHTRFGNVDWRTAFAIGIPGAIGAFLGATVLVRLSTEAARPVMSLILALIGLNLMLRFARGLTQRKLVEKPHSRGFLAGLGMFGGFVDATGGGGWGPVTTSTLLSAGRAEPRRIVGTVTTAEFLVTTAATLGFAVGMWNDLVANLAGVLALLAGGVVAAPIGAWVVTRMNPIALGGVVGTLIVFLNLPVVLKFLGVDSGLWVVRVLVLVLGAALSVRGVLKARQNSRAAGEREGATVVDAEPARLR from the coding sequence ATTGAGACGCTGCTGCTCATCGCCGTGGCCGGCCTGGCCGCCCAACTTGTCGACGGCGGCCTCGGCATGGGCTTCGGCGCCACCTCGTCCACCATGCTCATCGCACTGGCCGGGCTGACCCCCGCGGCCGCGTCCGCCGTCGTGCACACCGCGGAGCTGGGCACCACGCTGGCCTCCGGCGTCGCGCACACCCGCTTCGGCAACGTGGACTGGCGCACCGCGTTCGCCATCGGCATCCCCGGCGCGATCGGCGCGTTCCTCGGCGCGACAGTGCTGGTGCGCCTCTCCACCGAAGCCGCTCGGCCGGTGATGTCGCTGATCCTGGCCCTGATCGGGCTGAACCTGATGCTGCGTTTCGCGCGCGGGCTGACCCAGCGCAAGCTGGTGGAAAAACCTCATTCCCGCGGGTTTTTAGCCGGGCTAGGCATGTTCGGCGGGTTTGTGGACGCCACCGGCGGCGGTGGCTGGGGGCCCGTGACCACCTCGACGCTGCTGTCCGCCGGGCGCGCTGAGCCGCGACGCATCGTCGGCACCGTCACCACCGCCGAGTTCCTGGTCACCACGGCCGCCACCCTCGGGTTCGCGGTGGGAATGTGGAACGACCTTGTGGCCAACCTCGCTGGGGTGCTCGCGCTGCTGGCGGGCGGAGTCGTCGCCGCGCCTATCGGAGCGTGGGTGGTCACCCGCATGAACCCCATCGCGCTCGGCGGAGTCGTGGGCACCTTGATCGTGTTTCTGAACCTGCCGGTGGTGCTGAAGTTCCTCGGCGTGGACTCCGGCCTGTGGGTCGTGCGCGTGCTGGTTTTGGTGCTCGGTGCGGCGCTGTCCGTGCGCGGCGTGCTCAAGGCGCGCCAGAACTCGCGGGCCGCGGGGGAGCGCGAGGGAGCGACAGTGGTCGACGCGGAGCCAGCCCGCCTACGATAA
- a CDS encoding sirohydrochlorin chelatase, whose amino-acid sequence MTALITLSHGSRHPRAKEGIRALTEAAAEKLGVEWADAHLEFDRPTLAEAAAALSSPRAIVVPLLFTRAFHAKVDVPAHLTEAREHCDLTLAEPFGTGPDIAETLHKRLRIDAPSASHATLFPVGTSDAEQAANYARLADNLARLAGIDVSVVQATRGDRRFVDRHTHVLPLFVTHGTLLDRIPPHLSASGPLTTDLADVVANRYRTAEKDA is encoded by the coding sequence ATGACCGCGCTGATCACCCTCTCCCACGGCTCGCGCCACCCGCGGGCCAAGGAGGGCATCCGCGCGCTCACCGAAGCGGCCGCCGAAAAGCTCGGTGTGGAGTGGGCGGACGCGCACCTCGAGTTCGATCGCCCCACCCTTGCCGAGGCGGCCGCCGCGTTGTCTTCGCCGCGCGCCATCGTCGTGCCGCTGCTGTTCACCCGCGCGTTCCACGCGAAGGTGGACGTGCCGGCCCACCTCACCGAGGCGCGCGAGCACTGCGACCTCACCCTCGCTGAGCCGTTCGGCACCGGCCCCGACATCGCCGAGACCCTGCACAAGCGCTTGCGTATCGACGCACCTTCGGCGTCCCACGCCACCCTATTTCCCGTCGGCACATCGGATGCCGAACAGGCCGCGAACTACGCCCGCCTGGCGGACAACCTGGCGCGTTTGGCCGGGATCGATGTGTCGGTGGTGCAGGCGACGAGGGGCGACCGGAGGTTCGTCGATAGGCACACACACGTGCTGCCGCTGTTTGTCACCCACGGAACACTCCTGGACCGGATCCCACCGCACCTGTCAGCTTCTGGGCCGCTGACCACAGACCTCGCGGATGTTGTTGCCAACCGATACCGCACTGCCGAAAAGGACGCCTGA